Part of the Paenibacillus aurantius genome, TGCTCGGCGGCCTCTTTCGCGAGAGGGAGACCGGGGCCGAGAGAGAAGCGGCCGCGGCTTCCTGAAGCGTCGTTTCCTCACGAATAGCCCCTCCCAACCGCTGGGAGGGGCTGTCCTTTTGTTCTAGTGCCTTCAGGGCCGTTTCTTCGCATGAAAAAGCCGATGGAGCACGTGAACGGCTTCCGCGAGCTCCGGCACGGGACCGTCTACGACCGAATCGCGGATGACGTCCTGGATGGGAAGCGGGCGAACGCGCGGCGCGGGCACGCCCAACTCCTCCAGCCACTGGACGAGCTGCCCGGACGAGCTGGCGTAGACGATCCGCCCGAGCCCTACCCAACCATGGGCCGCTGCACACATCGGGCAGTGCTCGCCTGACGTGTAGACCGTCGCCCGGCTTCGCTCTTCCTCGGACAGGTTGGCGGCGGCCCAACGGGCCAGCGCAAACTCCGGGTGCCGGGTATGATCGCCGCCGGCCACCCGGTTGTGATCCTCGGCCAGCACCTCTCCGCTGGCGGAGACGAGAACGGAGCCGAAGGGCTCATCGCCCGCCTCCAGAGCCGTCCTCGCCAGTTCGATGCACCGCTGCAGATGCAATTGATCTCTATCATTGATCATAACCGATCCTCCTCGTTCGTTATGGGTTCATCCTCTTCCCGTATGGTACCATGTAGAAAACCGAACGAGAACTATATAAAACTCAAGGGATCCGTTTATTTTTCATATAGGATTTATCGAGCTTCTCCAAGTGGTTATCCCGACTAGGCCCAATGAGAAGTAGGCCGGCCTTCGAGGGATAACGTCTTTTTTGTGCGCCGGGCGGCAGGGGCCTTGTTTTTTTGTCCGATAGGTCACCATTGACTAGTATACTGTTTACTAATATAATGGATACTAAAGAATCAGAGTCAGGGGGTATTCGGGAATGTCCAATGTAGAATGTATCGTTCTGGGTCTTTTGCAGGAAGGGTTTCGGTACGGCCACGAGATCGATCAGATTATTGAGCAGAGGCAGTTCCGTTTCTGGGCCAACATTACGAGGGTGTCGATCTACAAGGCCTTGAAACGAATGGAGCAGAAAGGCTGGGTCCACACCGCCGTGGAGAAAGAAGGCAATATGCCGGAAAGAACCGTGTACAGCCTGACGGACGAGGGAAGAGACGCCTACCGGGAGATGATTAAGGAAGGGCTGGCCTCTCCGGAATTGGTGAAGTTTGATTACAGTGTTCCCTTGGGAGGATTGTTTGTTCTCTCGCCGGAGGAGTCCATTCAGCAAATCACCAAACGCAAACAAATGGTAGAGAAGACCCTCAAGAATTTGCCGCCAGAGGAAGCGGACGGGGATCCGCGGGCTTACCTCGGAAGAAGAGCGAATATACGCCTGCTTAGGAAGCATTATGAGATGGAGCGGGAATGGCTGGAGTGGCTGACGGATGAATTAAAGAAAGCTGAAGGCGAGTAAATGGCCAAAAAAATAAATCCAACCCAAAAAGCCTGGTTGATCGGACTTCATCTTATTTTTGTAGCCGCTTGGGTAGGGTCTTCCTTTGTCCTGCTTATGCTGTCCCTCCTCTCCCTGTATTCCGGCAGCCAAACGGTCCTGCTCGCCGTTCCTTCGATTATGCACGCCATCGATCTGCTTGTGATCATCCCCGGAACCATAGGCATCATCGTGACCGGTGTCGTGCTGTCCCTGCTGACCCACTGGGGGATCAAGAAATATTATTGGGTCATTGTAAAAGAAATCTCCACCCTTTTCCTGGCCGCTCTTGGCGGAGTGTGGTTGGCTCCCCTTGTTCTGCGGGCGGTGGAGCTTTCCTCCAATCAAGGAGTCTCTGCCTTAACCGATCCGGAGTATCTGCTCATCCACAAAAAGATTCTGCTGACCTCCGGTATCATCATCCCCTTGCTGCTCGGCATGATTTTTATTTCCAAGCTCAAGCCCTGGGGAAAGGTAAAGAGAAAGGAGAAACCGGCAGCCGCCAAAGCTTAACCCCGTGCGATCATTAACGGCAAAAGGAAGAGGCCATCCCTGTCGATGGCCTCTTCTCTATGCAGCATTTCCGTTGCCGTTAGCCGAAGCGTTCCTATTTGTCACCCAGGCTCCTAACAAATGCTTTGGACTCCCGGACGATGAGAAGCCACTCCTCCTGCCGTTCCGGCCCGATGACACGCCCGCTGCTGCGGACTGGATAGCCTAAGCCTCTTTATCGCCCACAAAGCGACGCGATCCTTTTACATGCATCACGACGTGATATACACTGACTGTATAACGTCATGGTATAGTTGTGAGATCATTGGGATGAACATCACGGATACGGGAGGACCCTATAATGAAGAGCGGGCAGCTGGAAAAAATCAATCTATTCGAGATAACCAAGGGGATATCCGACTATAAGAACTGGATTGTAAGCGAGGTAAATGACCATGCCTTACGCATAGCGGTTATGAACGGCGCCTTTCATTGGCATAAACATGAGGATTGCGATGAGCTGTTCTTGGTCCTGGAAGGGGAACTTTATATAGACTTGGAGGACGAAACGGTCTCGCTAAAGCCTGGGGAGATCTTCACGGTTCCGCGCGGTGTAATGCACCGCACTTGGTCTAAGGAAAGAACGGTTAATCTCTGTATGGAGAAATCCTCTAATGATATAAACGGAGCTTAAGGGCCATCCTTGGCGGATGCTCTTTGTAAGCCTTTCTTGTCTACTCCCTAAATAGAAGCTCCCGGAATTCCTGTTCCAGCTCTCCCAAAGAACGTACCGCCTCCCCTACTGCGTGCCAATCCCCCCGAACGGCAAGGGAATGGCAGCTGCCGAACCATTCGGCCTGCCTCCCTTTTAACTCGGACAGCTGGCGGTTATACGATTGAAAAAACTCACTAAAGTCCAATGCCCGCCTGGCACCGACTTGAAAGGCAAAATGGGTTAAGTGACCTTGGAGTCCCGGGTCCATCTTTCCTCCTTGAACATGCCGCGATAAGGCTGCAAAAGCACCGGTCCCCGTTATCCAGCCGTGTTCCAAAGCGAGGCGATCCGCATTCGTATACACTTCTTGGAAGTAAGGGATGGCTTCCCGGTACATTTCTATAGAGGTTCGTTGCCGCAACCTTACAGGCGCTGTCCAATAATGATAAGTAAGATCGTTTGGATACAACCGGTACTGCAATCGGCTTGTCCTGCTTGCGCGGATCAAGTCGTGAACAGGCAGCGCGGCAAAAGGATAACCCGCCGGATCATGCAGCCGAACCCACCCATCCTCCAGCCCAAAAGCCAACACATAATGGTCACAGCCGTGCAGATACGGATGATTCGGTAAATAGCTCAGAAAGCCCATATCCAGCGGCCCCATCAGGATCGGATGTTCCCTAAGCTCCGCCGATAGCTGCTCTATCCATCCCCTTTCCTCCTTCCCTGAGCATTCCTTGTACGTAAATCCTAACAAGTCCAGTGCTTTGCTGACCCCTTGATGAGGAATG contains:
- a CDS encoding nucleoside deaminase → MINDRDQLHLQRCIELARTALEAGDEPFGSVLVSASGEVLAEDHNRVAGGDHTRHPEFALARWAAANLSEEERSRATVYTSGEHCPMCAAAHGWVGLGRIVYASSSGQLVQWLEELGVPAPRVRPLPIQDVIRDSVVDGPVPELAEAVHVLHRLFHAKKRP
- a CDS encoding PadR family transcriptional regulator, coding for MSNVECIVLGLLQEGFRYGHEIDQIIEQRQFRFWANITRVSIYKALKRMEQKGWVHTAVEKEGNMPERTVYSLTDEGRDAYREMIKEGLASPELVKFDYSVPLGGLFVLSPEESIQQITKRKQMVEKTLKNLPPEEADGDPRAYLGRRANIRLLRKHYEMEREWLEWLTDELKKAEGE
- a CDS encoding cupin domain-containing protein — translated: MEKINLFEITKGISDYKNWIVSEVNDHALRIAVMNGAFHWHKHEDCDELFLVLEGELYIDLEDETVSLKPGEIFTVPRGVMHRTWSKERTVNLCMEKSSNDINGA
- a CDS encoding cysteine peptidase family C39 domain-containing protein — translated: MFAYVGNGAYCYANSTSMLLAPMGEPISPSLIEVLTGVGLGAVWFEEDNMIFFSNGIPHQGVSKALDLLGFTYKECSGKEERGWIEQLSAELREHPILMGPLDMGFLSYLPNHPYLHGCDHYVLAFGLEDGWVRLHDPAGYPFAALPVHDLIRASRTSRLQYRLYPNDLTYHYWTAPVRLRQRTSIEMYREAIPYFQEVYTNADRLALEHGWITGTGAFAALSRHVQGGKMDPGLQGHLTHFAFQVGARRALDFSEFFQSYNRQLSELKGRQAEWFGSCHSLAVRGDWHAVGEAVRSLGELEQEFRELLFRE